Proteins encoded by one window of Glycine soja cultivar W05 chromosome 15, ASM419377v2, whole genome shotgun sequence:
- the LOC114385700 gene encoding sphingolipid delta(4)-desaturase DES1-like, whose product MGRGEDREGVAVAGGFFWSYTDEPHATRRRQILSKYPQIKQLFGPDHSAFFKISGVVLLQLGTGALLNDAGWLKIFLVAYFFGSFLNHNLFLAIHELSHNLAFSTPVYNRWLGIFANLPIGVPMSVTFQKYHLEHHRFQGVDGIDMDVPSLTEVRLVKNIIAKTIWVFLQLFFYALRPLFLKPKPPGIWEFINFSVQIALDVSMVYFFGWKALAYLILSTFVGGGMHPMAGHFISEHYVFNPDQETYSYYGPLNYLTWHVGYHNEHHDFPRIPGNKLHKVKEIAPEFYDNLASYRSWSQIIYMYIMDRTVGPFSRMKRKSSKAE is encoded by the exons ATGGGTAGAGGAGAAGATCGAGAAGGGGTCGCAGTAGCCGGGGGCTTCTTCTGGTCCTACACAGACGAACCCCATGCCACACGACGTCGTCAGATCCTCTCCAAATACCCTCAAATCAAACAACTCTTTGGCCCCGACCACTCTGCTTTCTTCAAG ATTAGTGGAGTTGTTCTGCTTCAGCTTGGTACGGGTGCTTTACTTAATGATGCTGGCTGGCTGAAGATATTTTTAGTAGCATACTTTTTTGGTTCTTTTCTCAACCACAATCTCTTTTTGGCTATCCACGAGTTGAGTCACAACCTGGCCTTCTCAACCCCTGTCTACAACCGTTGGTTGGGGATTTTTGCTAACCTCCCTATAGGTGTGCCCATGTCTGTTACCTTCCAAAAGTATCACTTGGAGCACCACCGCTTCCAAGGTGTAGATGGCATTGATATGGATGTCCCTAGCCTCACTGAAGTCCGTCttgtgaaaaatattattgcaaAAACCATTTGGGTCTTTTTACAGCTCTTTTTTTATGCACTTAGACCTCTCTTTCTTAAGCCAAAGCCTCCTGGCATTTGGGAATTCATCAACTTCTCTGTTCAGATAGCACTTGATGTGTCAATGGTTTACTTTTTTGGCTGGAAAGCCCTTGCCTATTTGATACTTTCCACTTTTGTTGGTGGTGGGATGCATCCAATGGCTGGTCACTTCATTTCCGAGCATTATGTGTTCAATCCTGACCAGGAGACTTATTCTTACTATGGACCTCTGAATTATCTCACTTGGCATGTGGGATACCATAATGAACACCATGATTTCCCAAGAATTCCTGGAAACAAGCTTCACAAGGTGAAGGAGATTGCTCCAGAGTTTTATGATAATTTAGCGTCCTACAGATCTTGGAGCCAGATCATTTACATGTACATTATGGATCGAACAGTTGGACCTTTTAGCCGAATGAAGAGAAAATCCAGTAAAGCCGAATAG